Proteins encoded together in one Mycobacterium simiae window:
- a CDS encoding NAD(P) transhydrogenase subunit alpha, whose product MTLVANLAILTLAGFVGFAVISKVPNTLHTPLMSGTNAIHGIVLLAGLVLLGQSATDAFDRVLLVIAIAFGAINVVGGFLVTDRMLSMFKKKPTAQTGKVASS is encoded by the coding sequence ATGACACTCGTGGCCAACCTCGCGATCCTGACGCTGGCAGGCTTTGTCGGCTTCGCGGTGATCTCGAAGGTTCCCAACACCCTGCACACCCCACTGATGTCTGGTACCAACGCAATTCACGGAATCGTGCTGCTTGCCGGCCTGGTATTGCTGGGCCAGTCAGCCACCGATGCCTTCGACCGAGTGTTGCTGGTCATCGCAATCGCCTTCGGTGCGATCAACGTCGTAGGTGGCTTCCTCGTTACCGATCGCATGCTCAGCATGTTCAAGAAGAAGCCCACCGCCCAAACTGGAAAGGTTGCGTCTTCGTGA
- a CDS encoding Re/Si-specific NAD(P)(+) transhydrogenase subunit alpha: MPAIGVPREITDGESRVALVPAVVERLRGAGHELIVETGAGEGALFHDEDYKKAGAVIGDPWSADVVVKVNPPTETEISRMKQGAYLIGFLAPRTRPEVGEQLRRAGVTGFAMEAVPRISRAQTMDALSSQANVAGYKAVLCAAQCSTRFFPMMTTAAGTVKPATALVLGVGVAGLQALATAKRLGARTTGFDVRPEVADQVRSLGAKWLDLGVTAAGEGGYARALTPEEQAEQQRRLTEAIPGFDVVITTALVPGRPAPRLVTADAVRQMRSGSVVVDLAGEAGGNCELTVPGETVRRHDVTICAPLNLPATMPEHASELYARNIQALLEHMLSGTGTPDLSDEILDACCVTKSDNELTEIR, from the coding sequence ATGCCTGCGATAGGAGTGCCTCGCGAAATCACCGACGGCGAAAGCCGAGTCGCCCTGGTACCCGCCGTTGTCGAACGCTTGCGGGGTGCCGGCCACGAACTCATCGTCGAGACGGGCGCAGGTGAGGGAGCGTTATTCCACGACGAGGACTACAAGAAGGCCGGCGCCGTCATCGGCGACCCGTGGTCGGCGGATGTAGTAGTGAAAGTGAATCCACCGACCGAGACCGAGATCAGCCGGATGAAGCAGGGCGCCTACCTGATTGGGTTCCTGGCGCCCCGCACCCGGCCCGAGGTCGGCGAGCAACTCCGACGCGCCGGCGTCACGGGGTTCGCCATGGAGGCCGTCCCGCGAATCTCACGCGCACAGACGATGGATGCGCTGTCTTCCCAAGCTAACGTCGCGGGATACAAGGCGGTTTTGTGTGCCGCGCAGTGTTCCACCCGCTTCTTCCCCATGATGACCACGGCAGCCGGAACAGTAAAGCCGGCAACTGCTTTGGTTCTCGGCGTCGGGGTGGCCGGGCTTCAGGCCCTGGCCACGGCGAAACGGCTCGGCGCCCGCACCACCGGGTTCGATGTGCGCCCGGAGGTTGCCGACCAAGTCCGCTCCTTGGGCGCCAAGTGGCTGGACCTCGGTGTTACCGCGGCGGGCGAGGGCGGGTACGCTCGCGCCCTGACGCCGGAAGAACAAGCCGAGCAGCAGCGCCGGCTCACCGAGGCGATCCCCGGCTTCGACGTGGTCATCACCACGGCCCTGGTCCCCGGCCGCCCGGCACCGCGGCTGGTCACCGCCGACGCGGTACGCCAAATGCGCAGCGGCAGTGTCGTCGTCGACCTGGCCGGCGAGGCCGGCGGCAACTGTGAACTCACCGTGCCGGGCGAAACGGTACGGCGACACGACGTCACGATCTGCGCGCCGCTGAACCTTCCGGCGACCATGCCCGAACACGCCAGTGAGCTCTACGCGCGCAACATCCAGGCCCTGCTGGAGCACATGCTCAGTGGCACGGGTACCCCCGACCTTTCTGACGAAATCCTGGACGCCTGCTGCGTCACCAAGTCCGACAACGAACTGACGGAGATCCGATGA